In a genomic window of Spirosoma agri:
- a CDS encoding PepSY-like domain-containing protein yields MKTLLVFSCVAALVVSLNACNRNSVDPTSTDASARSSSVTSTTAGGPHSMTVVDVSSLPATITTYISTNYAGATIKEAAKGPKGNYVVAITQNSTITLLSFKADGTFDKVVDGKGKPAHGDSAHHPKPAPGDSTHHPKPAPGDTLHKGKPGQGPMATVVAVSSLPAAITTYISTNYAGATIEKAAQDKKSSDYIVAIKTADSKRIGLIFGADGTFKKAVTGK; encoded by the coding sequence ATGAAAACTTTGCTTGTTTTCAGTTGCGTGGCAGCCCTGGTGGTCAGCCTAAACGCCTGTAACCGTAATTCCGTCGACCCGACAAGTACCGATGCATCGGCCCGGTCGAGTTCCGTAACCAGCACAACGGCGGGAGGCCCCCACAGCATGACCGTGGTAGACGTATCGAGTCTGCCCGCTACGATTACGACGTACATCAGCACGAATTATGCGGGTGCCACGATCAAAGAAGCCGCTAAAGGGCCGAAGGGCAATTATGTAGTTGCCATCACGCAGAACAGCACCATTACACTATTGTCCTTTAAGGCAGATGGTACGTTCGACAAAGTGGTTGATGGTAAGGGCAAGCCGGCTCATGGTGATTCAGCGCATCACCCAAAACCAGCCCCCGGTGATTCAACCCACCACCCCAAGCCAGCCCCCGGCGATACGCTCCATAAGGGCAAACCGGGTCAGGGCCCGATGGCAACGGTAGTCGCCGTATCGAGCTTACCCGCTGCGATCACAACGTACATCAGCACGAATTATGCGGGTGCAACCATCGAGAAAGCCGCACAGGACAAGAAAAGCAGCGATTATATCGTCGCAATCAAAACGGCTGACAGCAAACGGATAGGCTTAATATTCGGTGCTGACGGTACATTCAAAAAAGCGGTCACTGGTAAGTAA
- a CDS encoding 3-phosphoshikimate 1-carboxyvinyltransferase translates to MNAVKLTPPTGPVRATIPLASSKSESNRALIIDALTNFRCDLQNLSTARDTQTMIRLLQSGDPVADVLDAGTTMRFLTAYFAVTGQQKTMTGTPRMCERPIGILVDALRTLGADITYLKNEGYPPLQLNGFSPSAEANVRIRGDVSSQYISALLMIAPTLPNGLTLELTGAIGSQPYIDMTLEQMTYFGADATADWINKVITVKPSPYTPKPYTIESDWSGASYWYSVAALAQDETSELELLGLKAKSLQGDSAIVDIMRPLGVESTFTDTGVLLTKRPTETALAWDFTHCPDLAQTVAVAAAMKGVVLTLTGIESLKIKETDRVAALQAELQKIGAELVEIEPNHLYEVRQVATTNQSAATIETYDDHRMAMAFAPVSMRQEIVIEEPGVVAKSYPSFWDDMARIVDVQAMQAGTNVAG, encoded by the coding sequence ATGAACGCCGTTAAACTGACTCCCCCCACTGGCCCCGTTCGGGCAACCATTCCGCTGGCTTCGTCGAAAAGCGAAAGTAACCGTGCTCTTATTATCGACGCACTGACCAATTTTCGCTGCGATCTGCAAAATCTATCGACCGCCCGCGATACGCAAACGATGATCCGTCTGCTTCAATCAGGCGACCCCGTTGCCGATGTGCTCGATGCCGGAACGACTATGCGGTTTCTGACGGCCTATTTTGCCGTGACGGGGCAACAAAAAACCATGACGGGTACGCCACGCATGTGTGAGCGACCCATCGGCATTCTGGTCGATGCCCTGCGAACGCTGGGTGCCGACATTACTTACCTGAAAAACGAAGGATATCCACCCTTACAACTCAATGGATTCTCACCTTCTGCCGAAGCGAATGTACGTATCCGGGGCGATGTAAGCAGTCAGTACATCTCGGCGCTTCTGATGATTGCGCCAACCTTGCCCAACGGTCTGACACTGGAATTGACCGGAGCCATCGGCTCACAGCCCTACATCGATATGACGTTGGAGCAGATGACGTATTTCGGTGCCGATGCTACTGCCGATTGGATCAATAAGGTGATCACAGTCAAGCCCAGTCCGTACACTCCAAAGCCCTACACGATTGAATCAGACTGGTCGGGAGCCAGTTACTGGTATAGCGTGGCAGCTCTGGCTCAGGACGAAACCAGCGAACTTGAACTACTCGGTCTGAAAGCGAAATCGCTACAGGGCGACAGCGCCATTGTCGATATCATGCGGCCACTGGGCGTTGAGAGTACCTTCACGGATACGGGTGTCCTGCTAACCAAACGCCCCACCGAAACGGCATTGGCTTGGGATTTTACCCATTGCCCCGACCTGGCCCAAACGGTTGCCGTTGCAGCCGCGATGAAAGGCGTTGTGCTGACATTGACCGGTATCGAAAGTCTCAAGATCAAAGAAACGGATCGCGTGGCCGCTCTTCAGGCGGAACTACAGAAAATCGGTGCAGAACTAGTCGAAATTGAACCCAATCATTTGTATGAGGTTCGGCAAGTGGCTACAACTAACCAATCCGCTGCCACCATCGAAACCTACGACGACCATCGGATGGCGATGGCGTTTGCGCCCGTATCGATGCGACAGGAAATCGTGATCGAAGAGCCGGGTGTTGTGGCGAAATCATACCCCAGCTTCTGGGACGATATGGCCCGGATTGTCGACGTACAGGCAATGCAGGCCGGTACGAACGTTGCCGGATAA
- a CDS encoding circularly permuted type 2 ATP-grasp protein, producing the protein MKRKSTAQSQAQTLNGMTQSQGQLTSNFSFTDYQTENFFDEMFDGQTEVRSGYAPFQQRVEQLTREDIIGRQHAAERSLMSMGITFNVYSEGEGTERIMPIDIIPRVIESAEWDRLEAGLIQRIKALNMFLDDVYNEQRILNDDVVPRDLIESSKSFLPPCLGVKPPKGIWCHITGTDLIRGEDGQYMVLEDNLRCPSGVSYMLENRELSKQTFPEVLTQTGVRPVSDYPMRLLQMLEFIADRPNPTVVVLTPGIYNSAYFEHSYLAQQMGVELVEARDLVVSGGYVKMRTTKGFQIVDVIYRRIDDTFLDPQAFNPDSMIGVPGIFEVYKKGRVALANAPGTGVADDKVIYAYVPRIIQYYLGEEPIIPNVKTYICREEEDCKYVLENIEQLVVKEANEAGGYGMLIGPKATPEDHELFRQKIQENPRNYIAQPTISLSRVPCLVGDHAEGRHVDLRPYILYGDGVNVIPGGLTRVALRKDSLVVNSSQGGGGKDTWVLY; encoded by the coding sequence ATGAAACGAAAATCCACCGCACAATCACAGGCGCAAACACTCAATGGAATGACGCAGTCTCAGGGCCAGCTCACGTCCAACTTTTCTTTTACCGATTACCAGACCGAAAATTTCTTCGATGAAATGTTTGACGGTCAGACCGAAGTGCGGTCTGGTTATGCGCCGTTCCAGCAGCGCGTTGAACAGCTTACTCGTGAGGATATTATTGGCCGACAACATGCCGCTGAGCGTTCGCTGATGAGTATGGGGATTACGTTCAATGTCTACTCCGAAGGCGAAGGAACGGAGCGGATCATGCCCATCGATATTATTCCGCGCGTCATCGAATCGGCTGAATGGGATCGGCTCGAAGCGGGATTGATTCAGCGTATCAAGGCGTTGAACATGTTTCTCGACGATGTCTACAACGAACAGCGAATTCTGAACGACGATGTTGTTCCCCGCGATCTTATCGAGTCCAGTAAATCGTTTTTGCCACCCTGCCTCGGCGTCAAACCGCCCAAAGGTATCTGGTGCCACATCACCGGCACCGATCTTATCCGGGGTGAAGATGGCCAGTACATGGTGCTGGAAGACAACCTCCGTTGTCCGTCGGGCGTGTCGTATATGCTCGAAAACCGCGAACTGTCCAAGCAGACCTTCCCCGAAGTACTGACCCAGACGGGCGTTCGGCCAGTGTCGGATTACCCGATGCGATTGCTTCAGATGCTCGAGTTCATTGCTGATCGACCCAATCCAACGGTTGTGGTGCTAACGCCGGGTATCTACAATTCTGCATATTTCGAGCATTCGTATCTGGCTCAGCAGATGGGCGTTGAACTGGTTGAAGCGCGTGATCTGGTCGTGTCGGGTGGGTACGTGAAGATGCGAACAACGAAAGGATTCCAGATCGTTGACGTGATCTACCGGCGCATCGATGATACATTCCTCGACCCGCAGGCATTCAATCCGGATTCGATGATCGGGGTGCCCGGCATTTTTGAGGTGTACAAGAAAGGGCGGGTTGCCCTGGCCAATGCCCCCGGAACGGGCGTCGCCGACGATAAGGTGATTTACGCCTACGTGCCCCGGATTATTCAGTACTATCTGGGCGAGGAGCCGATCATTCCGAACGTCAAGACCTATATCTGCCGGGAGGAGGAAGACTGCAAATACGTGCTGGAAAATATCGAGCAGCTGGTCGTGAAGGAGGCTAACGAAGCCGGTGGCTACGGCATGCTTATCGGACCTAAAGCGACGCCCGAAGACCATGAACTATTCAGACAGAAAATTCAGGAGAACCCGCGCAACTACATCGCTCAGCCAACCATCTCGCTCTCGCGCGTGCCGTGTCTCGTTGGTGATCATGCCGAAGGACGTCACGTCGATCTGCGTCCGTATATTCTCTACGGCGATGGCGTGAACGTCATTCCCGGCGGACTGACGCGGGTGGCTTTGCGGAAGGATTCGCTCGTGGTCAACTCCTCACAGGGCGGGGGTGGTAAGGATACCTGGGTTTTGTATTAA
- a CDS encoding outer membrane beta-barrel protein, which yields MKTIVTSLLLLLISGVLATAQTEKGRWNVGVSVGNFSYQDNKNADTKTFTGNLSPSVGYFVANNLLIGTGVPLSLSTSKQGNNPYVSKYASTSVGLSPFVRYFFGAAKLKPYVGLSYSHSFVRNTYNSSAFSTDFSSDGYSIALVPTLGVAYFINQTIAIYAGLNYNILSSKIGYLSFANNNPTVTDIKSDSRSASLSIGFQIFFGK from the coding sequence ATGAAAACAATCGTTACCAGTCTTCTTTTGCTGCTCATTAGCGGTGTATTGGCAACGGCTCAAACTGAAAAGGGGCGCTGGAATGTCGGCGTTAGCGTTGGTAATTTTTCGTACCAGGATAATAAAAACGCCGACACGAAAACATTTACCGGCAATTTATCCCCTTCAGTTGGCTACTTCGTTGCTAATAATCTGCTGATCGGAACGGGAGTACCACTTAGCCTGTCTACCTCTAAGCAGGGAAACAACCCTTACGTGTCTAAGTACGCAAGCACCTCTGTCGGCTTGTCGCCTTTCGTGCGCTATTTCTTCGGTGCTGCCAAACTGAAACCATACGTAGGTTTATCCTATAGCCACAGTTTTGTACGTAACACCTATAATTCGTCTGCTTTTAGCACCGATTTTTCGTCGGATGGCTATTCGATAGCACTGGTGCCAACCCTTGGGGTTGCTTATTTCATTAACCAAACCATTGCGATCTATGCCGGTTTAAATTATAACATTCTGTCATCTAAAATTGGTTATTTGTCTTTTGCAAACAACAATCCGACCGTCACCGATATAAAATCCGACTCCAGATCGGCGTCTCTCTCAATTGGCTTTCAGATCTTCTTCGGAAAGTAA
- a CDS encoding plastocyanin/azurin family copper-binding protein: MTISHKSINRLALAALLASGLTCFNTVPTLAQIQSKDGKPVSSSSKQPAPAPKGLAKLEVDPEKEDDFYKLISLPVPEDIILEVGGMVTLPDGGLAVCTRRGEVWLVSNPSISGTEKPTYKRFASGLHEPLGLTYKDGDIYVTQRSEVTRLRDTDGDQKADSYDKIYSWPLSGNYHEYSYGPTFLPNGNMLVTLNVGWSNSLGHGVSLVPWRGWTLELTPDGKMTPFAAGMRSPAGYGMNAAGDYFYTENQGDWVGSGRISQVEKGDFLGNAESLRWTSLPGSPLTIKPQDVPNTGEPLYDVSKRFTALKAPAVWLPHGILGISTSGLLTDNTAGKFGPFANQMFIGDQGQSILSRVDLEKVKGKYQGVVFPFREGFSSGVLRMVWGHDASMFVGMTSRGWSSTGKELFSLQRLVWTGRTPFEMKTIHAMPDGFEIEFTAPVDQELAADPASYKVTGFNYKYHATYGSPVINRGGCPIRGIVVSKDGLKARLVVDSLRLGYIHEITTNGVRSTTGRALLHNVGYYTLNNLPDGEKLAIAAAAPKHDHSEMAMASASSTPPVSTKSGSTKLTGAKGKVTAKPTAAKPATASVAKRVTEMPASWGEPDYTITLGTKPGLKFAPEQFQVKAGSKVRVVFNNEDDMLHNFVVVTPGSAIQVGELAMKLGLEGQEKNYIPQTEKVLHHTNLLQPNTNETIYFTAPEKPGDYTYECSVPGHFYVMQGIMKVVK; the protein is encoded by the coding sequence ATGACCATTTCTCATAAATCTATAAATCGTCTGGCATTGGCGGCCCTGCTCGCTTCCGGCCTGACTTGTTTTAATACCGTACCTACGCTGGCTCAGATCCAATCCAAAGACGGCAAACCGGTCAGTTCCAGCAGTAAGCAACCCGCGCCAGCCCCCAAAGGACTAGCCAAGCTGGAAGTCGATCCGGAGAAAGAGGACGATTTCTACAAACTCATTTCGTTGCCCGTACCGGAAGACATCATTCTGGAAGTGGGGGGTATGGTTACCCTGCCCGACGGTGGTTTGGCGGTCTGTACCCGACGGGGCGAAGTCTGGCTCGTATCGAATCCGTCCATCAGCGGCACAGAGAAGCCTACCTACAAACGATTTGCCTCGGGTCTGCATGAACCGCTGGGGCTTACGTACAAAGACGGCGATATTTACGTAACCCAACGCAGTGAAGTCACTCGTCTGCGCGATACCGACGGGGACCAGAAAGCGGACTCGTACGACAAAATTTACTCATGGCCCTTATCCGGCAATTACCACGAATATTCGTACGGACCCACGTTTTTGCCCAACGGCAACATGCTGGTTACGCTGAATGTAGGCTGGAGCAATAGTCTGGGACATGGCGTGAGCCTGGTCCCCTGGCGCGGCTGGACGCTGGAACTCACCCCCGATGGCAAAATGACCCCCTTTGCGGCTGGCATGCGCTCACCGGCTGGGTACGGCATGAACGCGGCCGGGGATTATTTCTATACCGAAAATCAGGGCGACTGGGTAGGTTCTGGTCGTATTTCGCAGGTGGAAAAAGGTGACTTTCTGGGTAATGCCGAGAGTCTTCGCTGGACAAGCCTGCCCGGTTCTCCCCTGACGATAAAGCCGCAGGATGTACCGAATACGGGCGAGCCACTTTACGACGTATCCAAGCGCTTTACAGCGCTGAAAGCACCCGCGGTCTGGTTACCGCACGGCATTCTGGGCATCTCGACATCAGGCTTGCTGACTGACAACACCGCCGGAAAATTTGGCCCCTTTGCCAACCAGATGTTCATCGGCGATCAGGGTCAGAGTATCCTCTCCCGCGTTGATCTTGAGAAGGTAAAAGGTAAATATCAGGGCGTTGTTTTTCCGTTTCGGGAAGGCTTTTCATCCGGTGTACTGCGCATGGTATGGGGGCACGACGCGTCGATGTTCGTGGGCATGACCAGCCGGGGCTGGTCCTCGACGGGAAAAGAATTATTCAGCCTGCAACGCCTTGTCTGGACGGGCAGAACGCCATTCGAAATGAAGACGATTCATGCCATGCCTGATGGATTCGAGATCGAATTTACCGCACCCGTTGATCAGGAACTGGCGGCTGATCCGGCATCGTATAAAGTAACGGGCTTCAATTACAAATACCACGCCACCTACGGTAGTCCGGTTATTAACCGGGGCGGTTGCCCGATTCGCGGCATCGTTGTATCGAAAGATGGCCTGAAAGCCCGCTTAGTCGTGGATAGCCTGCGACTGGGCTATATTCACGAAATTACGACGAATGGTGTTCGTTCGACAACGGGCCGGGCGTTGCTCCATAATGTTGGCTATTACACCCTGAACAACCTGCCGGACGGCGAGAAACTAGCCATTGCAGCCGCAGCGCCAAAACACGATCATTCGGAAATGGCCATGGCGTCAGCTTCTTCGACTCCGCCGGTCAGCACGAAATCAGGCAGCACAAAATTGACAGGTGCGAAAGGTAAAGTAACGGCCAAACCGACTGCTGCCAAACCAGCCACGGCCAGTGTGGCCAAACGAGTAACGGAAATGCCCGCATCATGGGGTGAACCCGATTATACGATCACACTGGGCACGAAACCGGGGCTTAAATTCGCGCCGGAGCAGTTCCAGGTGAAAGCAGGCAGTAAGGTACGCGTTGTGTTCAACAACGAAGACGACATGCTTCATAACTTCGTCGTCGTAACGCCTGGCTCAGCTATTCAGGTTGGTGAACTGGCGATGAAACTTGGGCTGGAAGGGCAGGAAAAAAATTACATTCCGCAGACCGAAAAGGTGCTGCACCATACGAATCTGCTTCAGCCCAATACGAACGAGACAATCTATTTCACCGCTCCCGAAAAGCCCGGCGATTATACGTACGAGTGCTCGGTGCCGGGCCACTTCTACGTGATGCAGGGTATTATGAAAGTTGTCAAATAA
- a CDS encoding cupin domain-containing protein: MTETPAATRFVDDQTIAWESVAEGVKRKIMAYDANLMMVKVAFETGGVGTPHQHIHTQMSYVESGVFAITIADETRTLRTGDVFHVASNLRHGAECVEAGVLIDIFSPMRQDFV; encoded by the coding sequence ATGACAGAAACACCAGCCGCCACTCGTTTTGTTGATGACCAGACTATTGCCTGGGAGTCGGTAGCCGAAGGAGTAAAGCGTAAAATTATGGCCTACGATGCCAACCTGATGATGGTGAAAGTCGCCTTCGAAACGGGTGGCGTCGGTACCCCGCATCAGCACATTCATACGCAGATGAGCTACGTTGAGAGTGGCGTTTTTGCCATCACGATTGCCGATGAAACGAGAACGCTACGGACAGGTGACGTTTTCCACGTTGCGTCGAACCTCAGACACGGGGCCGAATGTGTGGAAGCCGGTGTGCTGATCGATATTTTCAGTCCCATGCGCCAGGATTTTGTGTAA
- a CDS encoding 3-keto-disaccharide hydrolase produces MQRPLCCLFVCLLIVSAGLSAQTPELPYTTVNLQTLNDFKPAGNNWKLVSDVFYDLNKSGAGKTKNGTGILVNDFSGKSKDQLFTKMEHGDIELELDFMMEKGSNSGIFLQGRYEIQLFDSWAVKDPKSSDCGSIYERWDESRPEGRKGYEGHPPSQNVSKAPGLWQHMKIVFQAPRFNEKGEKTANAKFIKVIQNGVTIHENVEVTGPTRAAAFQDEKPMGPLMIQGDHGPVAIQNIKYKSYGIEPVTLTKLMLKSYEGKFQSVDDFNALTPKREMPIEILAHQAPGSRDKFGGKITGTIHIPRAGQYLLNLTLRFIPNETLPTNPNGAGELSIAGKKLLTITGKDNNFATTTTSLEAGDFPFELAYYKNFGFWYARSNDILLTIEGPGVQYTPLNQVIRIEEPVSEISLIAKNEPIMQRGFMNHHGIKHTHTISVGEPDFTNYTVDLRKGEFLQIWRGDFLDATPMWHGRGETQLSVPMGSVIELPGKPSLTFLADQNAVWPDSNATYTNLGYDVDKAGRPIFKYTLGGASVRESLASTDEGRKLTHSFTVTPGSETKEIWCRVAEGKDISVLPNGLYAINDKQYFIELPAATKPVIRNTAQNTKEMLLPVKATNNAGAVTYSIVW; encoded by the coding sequence ATGCAACGCCCTCTTTGTTGTTTGTTCGTATGCCTGTTGATCGTTTCGGCGGGCCTATCGGCACAAACCCCTGAATTACCTTACACAACGGTCAATCTTCAGACCCTGAATGATTTTAAGCCAGCTGGTAACAACTGGAAACTGGTTAGCGACGTTTTTTACGACCTTAACAAAAGTGGCGCAGGCAAAACAAAAAACGGCACGGGAATTCTGGTCAACGACTTCTCCGGCAAAAGTAAAGACCAGCTTTTCACCAAGATGGAACATGGCGACATTGAGCTGGAGCTGGATTTCATGATGGAAAAGGGGTCCAACTCGGGAATTTTCTTGCAGGGTCGCTACGAAATCCAACTGTTTGACAGCTGGGCCGTAAAAGATCCGAAATCATCGGACTGCGGATCCATTTATGAACGCTGGGACGAAAGCCGTCCCGAGGGGCGTAAAGGCTACGAAGGGCATCCCCCATCGCAAAATGTAAGCAAGGCACCGGGCTTGTGGCAGCACATGAAAATTGTGTTTCAGGCACCTCGTTTCAACGAGAAAGGCGAGAAAACCGCCAATGCCAAGTTCATAAAAGTGATCCAGAATGGGGTTACGATCCACGAAAACGTCGAAGTGACGGGGCCAACACGGGCCGCTGCGTTTCAGGATGAGAAACCAATGGGTCCACTGATGATTCAGGGCGATCATGGCCCCGTAGCCATTCAGAACATCAAGTACAAATCGTATGGTATTGAGCCAGTTACCTTAACCAAGCTTATGCTCAAGTCCTACGAAGGTAAGTTCCAGTCGGTAGACGATTTCAACGCACTTACGCCCAAACGGGAGATGCCTATCGAAATTCTGGCTCATCAGGCACCCGGTAGCCGGGATAAGTTCGGCGGTAAAATCACCGGCACAATTCACATTCCCCGCGCGGGTCAGTATTTGTTGAACCTGACACTACGCTTTATTCCGAACGAAACCCTGCCAACCAATCCCAACGGAGCGGGCGAACTGTCGATTGCCGGTAAGAAACTGTTAACGATCACGGGAAAAGACAACAATTTTGCCACGACGACCACCAGTCTGGAAGCCGGTGATTTTCCATTCGAGCTGGCTTATTACAAGAACTTCGGCTTCTGGTACGCTCGTAGTAATGACATTCTGTTGACGATCGAAGGACCGGGCGTTCAGTACACCCCGCTGAATCAGGTGATCCGCATCGAAGAGCCGGTCAGTGAAATCTCGTTGATCGCCAAGAACGAACCGATCATGCAGCGCGGCTTTATGAATCACCATGGCATTAAGCATACCCACACGATTTCGGTCGGTGAGCCCGATTTTACCAACTACACGGTCGATCTGCGCAAAGGCGAGTTTCTGCAAATCTGGCGGGGTGATTTTCTGGATGCGACGCCGATGTGGCACGGTCGGGGCGAAACGCAATTGTCCGTACCGATGGGTAGTGTGATCGAGTTACCGGGCAAACCATCGCTTACGTTTCTGGCCGATCAGAATGCAGTCTGGCCCGACTCCAACGCTACGTATACGAACCTGGGCTACGACGTTGATAAGGCCGGTCGTCCTATTTTCAAGTATACACTAGGTGGGGCCAGTGTTCGTGAATCGCTGGCGTCAACGGATGAAGGCCGTAAACTAACACATTCGTTTACCGTTACCCCCGGCTCGGAGACGAAAGAAATCTGGTGCCGCGTTGCCGAAGGGAAAGACATAAGCGTGTTGCCAAACGGACTGTATGCGATCAACGACAAGCAATATTTTATCGAGCTGCCAGCCGCGACAAAACCCGTTATCCGCAACACCGCGCAAAACACGAAGGAGATGTTGTTACCCGTAAAAGCGACGAATAATGCGGGTGCGGTGACCTATTCAATCGTCTGGTAA
- a CDS encoding phytanoyl-CoA dioxygenase family protein, whose amino-acid sequence MTRREQFDQQGYLIVRAVFTAEEIAALRQAAYMHRDQQQQRGLVTQVKKAASVKGDLLSKDGLGWVIYEPRIVTIATELLGDTPVYFSDSTYQIGTGTRGFHRDNIDRHQFGQGSDWEGTYPLIRFGIYLQDHDTYSGGIRFKAGSHQSADGADVFADTRAGDIVVWNMRTLHSGNARRMKVFTNVPLHVGLENRLPDFLFREQQGERVSLFFSYGLTGKHLDHYLDQHLLKRADVQENVRLSTYTPAVLEKAKQNKIEVLDVKKLL is encoded by the coding sequence ATGACTCGCCGGGAGCAATTTGACCAGCAAGGCTACCTTATTGTTCGTGCCGTATTTACAGCCGAAGAAATTGCCGCCCTACGCCAGGCTGCCTACATGCATCGTGACCAGCAGCAGCAACGCGGGCTGGTTACGCAGGTAAAAAAGGCGGCTTCCGTCAAGGGCGATCTGCTCAGCAAAGACGGGCTGGGCTGGGTCATTTATGAACCACGGATCGTTACTATTGCGACCGAATTGCTCGGCGACACGCCCGTTTATTTTTCCGACAGCACGTACCAGATCGGAACTGGAACCCGTGGCTTCCACCGGGACAACATTGACCGCCACCAGTTTGGTCAGGGATCAGATTGGGAAGGGACTTATCCGCTCATCCGGTTCGGCATTTATTTACAGGATCACGACACCTATAGCGGTGGTATCCGGTTCAAGGCCGGTAGTCATCAGTCAGCCGACGGAGCTGACGTGTTTGCCGATACCCGCGCCGGCGACATCGTTGTCTGGAACATGCGCACGCTCCACAGCGGCAATGCCCGCCGGATGAAAGTATTTACGAATGTACCGTTGCATGTGGGTCTGGAAAATCGCCTGCCCGATTTCCTCTTTCGCGAACAGCAGGGCGAACGCGTATCGCTCTTCTTTAGCTATGGCCTGACCGGCAAGCATCTGGATCACTACCTGGATCAACACCTGCTAAAACGGGCCGACGTCCAGGAAAATGTCAGGCTTTCGACCTATACGCCCGCTGTCCTGGAAAAAGCGAAGCAAAATAAGATCGAGGTGCTGGACGTAAAAAAACTGCTGTAA
- a CDS encoding Ldh family oxidoreductase: MITANQLRSFTEQIFIAIGCSEADARLATDVLVSADLRGVDSHGVARLPGYVRLYDNGRINPQPHIRIVHETPSTAVVDGDRGLGLVVGPWAMQVAIEKARIAGTGWVAVRNSNHFGIAGYHALLAAEHDMIGQAMTHAAPLVAPTFSLDKLLGTNPIAVAIPAATEPTFLADFASTAVAYGKLEILQRKGQDIPHGWAQNAEGESTTDANAIRNGGALLPLGTDREHGSHKGYGLGAIVDIFSGVLSGANYGPWVPPFATAGFMQANEGVGQGTGHFFGAMRIDAFRPADEFKTHMDTWIQRFRQAKAVDGKRVLIPGDPERDMEAERLANGIPLVEPVIKSLEELGERFGVSL, translated from the coding sequence ATGATTACAGCGAACCAACTCCGTTCATTTACTGAACAAATCTTTATAGCCATTGGCTGTTCGGAAGCTGATGCCCGTTTAGCCACCGATGTGCTGGTGAGCGCCGACCTGCGTGGTGTCGATTCACACGGTGTGGCTCGTTTGCCGGGTTACGTTCGGCTTTACGACAATGGCCGTATCAACCCGCAACCGCATATTCGAATCGTTCATGAAACGCCCTCCACGGCCGTGGTCGATGGGGATCGGGGACTTGGTCTGGTTGTTGGCCCTTGGGCGATGCAGGTCGCTATCGAAAAGGCACGTATTGCCGGAACGGGATGGGTAGCCGTTCGTAATTCCAACCACTTCGGTATTGCGGGCTATCATGCGTTGCTGGCCGCTGAGCACGACATGATCGGGCAGGCCATGACCCACGCGGCTCCGTTGGTCGCTCCAACGTTTTCACTGGACAAACTATTAGGAACGAACCCCATTGCGGTAGCGATTCCGGCAGCAACGGAACCGACCTTTCTGGCTGATTTCGCATCAACGGCGGTAGCGTACGGTAAATTGGAAATTCTACAGAGGAAAGGGCAGGACATCCCCCACGGCTGGGCACAAAATGCGGAAGGGGAGTCAACGACGGACGCGAATGCCATCCGAAATGGGGGGGCGCTGTTGCCATTGGGTACGGATCGGGAGCATGGCAGTCACAAAGGATACGGCCTTGGCGCTATCGTCGATATTTTCTCCGGTGTTTTGTCCGGCGCTAATTACGGCCCGTGGGTGCCACCCTTTGCAACGGCAGGTTTTATGCAGGCCAATGAAGGTGTTGGACAGGGGACCGGTCACTTCTTCGGAGCCATGCGCATCGATGCGTTCCGGCCCGCTGATGAGTTTAAAACGCACATGGACACCTGGATACAGCGATTCCGGCAGGCCAAAGCCGTTGACGGAAAACGGGTGTTAATTCCCGGCGATCCGGAGCGGGATATGGAAGCCGAACGACTGGCAAACGGGATTCCGCTAGTCGAACCGGTCATAAAAAGCTTGGAAGAACTCGGCGAACGATTTGGCGTAAGCTTATGA